The sequence below is a genomic window from Phoenix dactylifera cultivar Barhee BC4 chromosome 8, palm_55x_up_171113_PBpolish2nd_filt_p, whole genome shotgun sequence.
TCCCGGCCCTCACATGCGAACACATGTACAAACAATTCAAATGTCTCGTTACGCTTGTGTAATCCAGAAAGATCATCTGATCCTCCATGAACTCATATTGCTACTCGAGCAGAACTGAACAAACTTTGGAAACAAAATGTACAACATCTAGAACTTCAATCGAGCATCGAAATTTCGAGAAACTATAACCAACGATCTATGAAGAATTTGATGATATGACTACAGTTGAAATTAGTATAGCAGTCAAGATTTAGCTTTTgccaaattttaaaaaaatttaaattcataatttttttttgtaatttgtatcctctttttatttagaaaaaaagaatCCAACTAGATTTGGGTTTAACTTTACTAATATCTTATGACTAGAAGAGAATTACAACTTAATTGAAAAGAGTGAACCTTTATAAATAGTAAAAAACttacaaattcttcttcttttctttttttttagttagATGAAGAATCCGACTCAAATAACAAGAACCTCACTAGCACAAAGAGGGAGTATATGCTGCGGTTTTGAGGGGGAATAGAAGAAGTAAAGAGCTCTCTATTCTACATCTATTAGAACCTGGGAAGAAAAAAGTGAAAGCAAAAGCTATagaccaacatatatattttatccccatataTGTTAAAAGAATTATAGACTATCATTTTGAGGGTTAGGGCACATATAGCCCATCATTAATTAAACTTTCCCATCAATTTAGTAAATAAATTATTTATCTTGTTATTAAAAAGCCTCCAATGTCTTCTTAATGCCCCCAAAATTTTGTTGAAATACTGGAGCGTCACTTTTGTTACATCAGCAAAACACGACGCACAAGCGAAGGCACGGCTTTACAATAGCAAGTTGAACCAACACAAATAGGTCACAACGGGAACTGGTTTCAGATTGAAAATTTTCTTGGGTTATCTTCCAAGCTGAAAGCTATGAAAGTTTATTAGTttgcatgcatgaaagtttatcCTCCTAGAAAGTTTATCCTCCTAGAAACAagccatgcatgcatgtaggTTAGAACGGGTTACACAATATTGAAAGTTTATCCTCCTAGAAACAagccatgcatgcatgtacgCCGAGCAGAAAACAGCAAGATACAACACATCCACTTTCCTCTCCGTGCATCCATGATCTGACATGGATTACTCAAGCCATTTGCATCCACCGAAACCCTATAACCTATAGCGCCTTTTCCAAAAGTTATCGGAGACATCCCCTTATCCCACTGGTAAAAAAGATTTTATTTGGACTGGCTTAGGACTTCGAAACGGCTCAGACAAGAGAATACATTAATTGAATGGCTTAATATATTTATTCCAAAGTAAATAATGCCATTTGCATTATTGTTTCCACACTTAACAAGTATCCCCACTTATTCTCCACTAATTTTAGACAAAAAcggaatgaaagaaagaaatgcagccataacaaatatgaatatcaGCTATATCCTTacataatcaacataaaagaaacttCTGATTAAGCATAGTTGCACATCCCATATGAGCAGAAGCTTCCCTTCTTGCATCTATTCTTGCAACTCCCGCAGTTGCTGTGGTCGAACATCACATAAACGCATCTTCCGCCACAGCATGTTGTCCCATAACGGCACCTCAGCCCGCATTGCCCGCAATTGAGGTTGTCCTTCATCACGTTCACACACTTCTTCTTGCAGCAGTCCGGGCCAGAGCTTTCCTTATCACGGCAAATCCTGGGATACCTGTCGCATGTCATGGTGGCTCTCGGCTTGTACCGGGCGAGGATACGGCTCATGCCTCTAACGGGGGATGATTCATCTTCTGAAGAGACTTCGTCAGAAGACGAAGTCGTGGtcagagtttcttcatttgtaTCAGTCGTTGCGAAGGCAAGAGTGGTGGCCAGAGCCATGGCTAATGCCATAATGAGGAAGAACCTTGCCATCATTTCTATAGGTGGATGAAGATGTGCAAGTATCCAGAGGatggggagaaagagagaggaaggctaTATGTTAATGGACTTTAGAGGAGAAATGAGAAGGCTTGGATGAGTGGAGAGGATGGTGCATGGTGGCCTTTTATAGGGAAGATCTGGCTGAAGCTGACAAAAAGGTTGGTTGGGAATTCAACGCCATGGCTGCATTATTTTAATACTTTCGGAATTCATTTCATTCAAGTAATGCGAAAGTTAGGCCTCCTGATGGAATATTATGGACTAGCCAGTCTACCGCTCGGGATTCTTTTAATTGACGCATGGGTGGGTCGTAATGTTGATTACAAACTCGTAATGGTGCACGGCCGACAAAGTTTGTTGTTTGCTTGGGGCCTTAGCAGGCAAACTTGGACGTGCATTGTACCTTCCGCTCGTGGTTCCAGTTTCCTTGATTTCTTGCATCGAGTCTTCTCTACTgtgaataatattttttggccgATGCGAGGCCGGAGCCGGTTGAGAAGTCAAAAGCCGGGTGCATGTATTGCCATATCACTTGCAATATAGTCCTAAAGATTTGGCTTCTTTCTCATAATTTAAGGCCTGAAGCTAAATTACAGACAATAATGTTACGTGCATTGCTGTACAAATTTGGTAACTTCTTGTTGATATATATGTAAGAGAGTGATGCTCTGCTACAAGATTTGCCCTCTCGATATCAGACCCCGTACCAGTACCATATTAGCACAGTATCGGTATGGTAgagtacgaaatttttttagcGTACCAAATGTTAGTACACCATCCATTTCGAacaccggtaccgaaccggtacgatATGGTACACTCCGTATCATCTGATTCAGACCGGTATGCCATACCATGATTTGCTGTTTATATTATATAACATGTAATTTGGAAGGTTAAGAGATTTGCTGGTGTGAAAGGCATCACAACTTCTAGCAGTAGAACGTGCTGTCAATTATATTCTAGGTACATGCCGGATTGGTGAG
It includes:
- the LOC120111785 gene encoding stigma-specific STIG1-like protein 1 translates to MMARFFLIMALAMALATTLAFATTDTNEETLTTTSSSDEVSSEDESSPVRGMSRILARYKPRATMTCDRYPRICRDKESSGPDCCKKKCVNVMKDNLNCGQCGLRCRYGTTCCGGRCVYVMFDHSNCGSCKNRCKKGSFCSYGMCNYA